The Arachis ipaensis cultivar K30076 chromosome B03, Araip1.1, whole genome shotgun sequence region ACGATGAATGTAGATATACTCAAATCTTTTTAAGTATATTATTGATTTAAGTTTTGGAATGCCTTTGATTGCTCTCGACTTAAtgtagatataatttaaaactagATCTCCAAAtcttacaaactcataaccaaccAAAACATacgaacatatatatataaacaaataattttAGTTAACATGTGAATATGAACAACATTATTATTTGAGATAAATATCTAACAATTCATcacaaatttattattatttttcaaaaaaattgacATGAATTTTGTGCCTAGACCATATAACAATTGAATTGAAAAAGAGCCGGGTCAATTTTCAAACTTTAAAACACTACTCAAATAGTAACATAGCATAATGCAacaaactaaaaagaaaagaagaatctaacccaaaataaattttttaaaaaattaaccatcagaagtatatttgatacaaataaaaaatttttaaaataaaaataaactaaaataaaatataaatatacttttaaaacttttaacaaattattcaaaaataaaaaatatattttatcctatAGTATAGTATCGATTCTAGTAATACTATGAGTACAAAATTGTACTATTCACGTAACTAAACACAGTTGATCAACAATCAGAGACTAATAGTAactataatatttaatatttaacatATGTAATTCATCTAGCTAGCTAGGTAATACCATGATAGATATTTACTAAACAAAAAGCGAATCTTTGCTGCTATGTTATCTACGATGAATTGATGATCTTGGCCGTTTTCGGCCCCAAGAAGGAAAATTGACTATTTCTGGAAAATACGACATAAATTCTTCAATCAGATCTTCATGGCCCCTTAAAATTGAAACAACCTTCACAAGTCcagtaaacataaaaaaaaaaaaaaaatcagtgtCAAATATATATATTCAAAAGGAAAGTGAAAGACCAAAGGTAATTTATAAcaaatttgagaaaaaaatataatagtgttacattaataataatatttgaatacaTATCCTTCTTAGAAAGAATGcatttatcttttaaattaattttttaacaaaatatttgTTTATANNNNNNNNNNNNNNNNNNNNNNNNNNNNNNNNNNNNNNNNNNNNNNNNNNNNNNNNNNNNNNNNNNNNNNNNNNNNNNNNNNNNNNNNNNNNNNNNNNNNNNNNNNNNNNNNNNNNNNNNNNNNNNNNNNNNNNNNNNNNNNNNNNNNNNNNNNNNNNNNNNNNNNNNNNNNNNNNNNNNNNNNNNNNNNNNNNNNNNNNNNNNNNNNNNNNNNNNNNNNNNNNNNNNNNNNNNNNNNNNNNNNNNNNNNNNNNNNNNNNNNNNNNNNNNNNNNNNNNNNNNNNNNNNNNNNNNNNNNNNNNNNNNNNNNNNNNNNNNNNNNNNNNNNNNNNNNNNNNNNNNNNNNNNNNNNNNNNNNNNNNNNNNNNNNNNNNNNNNNNNNNNNNNNNNNNNNNNNNNNNNNNNNNNNNNNNNNNNNNNNNNNNNNNNNNNNNNNNNNNNNNNNNNNNNNNNNNNNNNNNNNNNNNNNNNNNNNNNNNNNNNNNNNNNNNNNNNNNNNNNNNNNNNNNNNNNNNNNNNNNNNNNNNNNNNNNNNNNNNNNNNNNNNNNNNNNNNNNNNNNNNNNNNNNNNNNNNNNNNNNNNNNNNNNNNNNNNNNNNNNNNNNNNNNNNNNNNNNNNNNNNNNNNNNNNNNNNNNNNNNNNNNNNNNNNNNNNNNNNNNNNNNNNNNNTCTTTGCTGCTATGTTATCTACGATGAATTGATGATCTTGGCCGTTTTCGGCCCCAAGAAGGAAAATTGACTATTTCTGGAAAATACGACATAAATTCTTCAATCAGATCTTCATGGCCCCTTAAAATTGAAACAACCTTCACAAGTCcagtaaacataaaaaaaaataaaaatcagtgTCAAATATATATATTCAAAAGGAAAGTGAAAGACCAAAGGTAATTTATAAcaaatttgagaaaaaaatataatagtgttacattaataataatatttgaatacaTATCCTTCTTAGAAAGAATGcatttatcttttaaattaattttttaacaaaatatNNNNNNNNNNNNNNNNNNNNNNNNNNNGTgactttcaaatttttttttataaatataaatataaattattatttactaaatattaatttaaaataataatattaacgtTAATTAAGATATATAGTGATGAGTAAGAATAGAAACCTGATCAAAAACCTCAAGTCGAGAAATTTTTCCCATTCTCCACGATCTAATTCCCATTTGAATGGACCTCTCGAAACCATAACGACCTTCATCTTCCAACCGAGTCTGTATGATGCATGCATATGAATGCACAACACTATAATCATCAAAATATATTATTGCAATAAGAAAAGGATATATATGTATACAGGGAAATTAAAGAATCATAATCTTTATTGTTTACTTGTTGCAAATTATTAAGTAATAATATAATTTGCACTGCCTCATAATAATGCATTATTATTTTACCTTAACTCTGCGAACAAAGTTTAAAGCTTCTTGAAAGTCACGTTGTTCCTGATTCTCCTCCAATGGAAGCTGTATCTGATATTGAGGTGGCAAGAATTTATTAAATCCCAAAATTAGATGATCATGtccttcaaaaatttcttttactTCTGCTGTCACACCCTCTATATCAGTCCTacaatatattattaattaattgaaattaaagatagagaaGGCACAAACATTAACATATAtatcatataataaaataaaaatttccattattcttgtaacaataataataaaagaaccTTCTTCCAGTATTGTAATCTTCGAGAAGTTGCATAAAGCGATGATAGACTTCTATTTTATCTCGAAATACTTCTTTCACTTGTGCCATATAATCTCTGGCTTCTTCATAAGTTGCCACCATTTTAGGTTTTTCTTTCGCTCTTAATATGAAATCACTCTTTCAGTTTTATTACCTGATAGGGAAGAATAATGAGCAAGTAGTAGTAGTCAAGATTACTGGATTCAAGAGAGGAATGGCGTATATATACAATGTAACAGAATTAACTGCTAACCAATAACTGATTCGAACGAACTTCAATCCACCGGTTAAACCACGTGATTGCCTGTGTTCCTGATGATTagactaaataatttttttctgtaAAATAATTAaccattttaattttagttttgttTCTCATGAAATTTAACTCATATATTTTAATCCATATTAAATATTTAATAGAGAAAACTAAAGTTTTGACGGTGCATGAGCCAAATAATATCGATAATGGGTTAAGAACTCAATTAACAAGTTGCAAGGTCCGTTAATTTAgagaataatttagatttttcttttttaatttaattttaggtAGATTTTTTAGTGTTTACAAAATTTTTGTTTAACTTATCTAAAGTAGAGATAGAGTAAAATAAGGCTCACCTCTTTATTTTTGAAGTCTATCAGTAAATGTAAGCACTATAAAAGAGATCTTAATTTTAATAGACTAATAGTATAATATGCAGTCTTTGaatcatatttatttttaattattattacctATGAAGTACGGACACTTTGCTGAATTGTCGTGTCTACGTGTCGAACACATTTTGGACACCACAAttaccgacactcgtccgacacgcgtgtttGCTATGTCCAAACCgtgtctcaataaaaaataaaaattttttctctggacacacttggacacacctaaataccatcacgtgtcaggtcttattcttaatatatatacttaaaataaattttgatatagtatatattattatttattaaaacaaaaaatattttaaatacttgatataattaaaataagacattaaaaataatttaaaaaattaatttatattttaatattaataaaatattaaaatatcattacgatttatctaaaaaatactttatattttatatatatgcgtgtcctcgtgtcatgtaaaattttaaaattcgcgaGTCAGCGTGTCCCGTATCGTGTCGTGTCCGTGTCAGTGGATCATAGATTATTACTGATAGGATAATATGGATTTAAATAATGTATATGTAACTTTTTTTTACATTCTGCTTATGGGTGACTAAATACAGATTTGATTTGCAATATTCACACTTCACAGTATAATTTGATAGAAGACAAGACAATTCACAATTAATGTTAGCGTAATATATAGTAATTCATTTGTCTCACAAGTAATCAATTAATAGTGGATAGGAAGATTTAAAATATTGTGTGCCACTATGTGAGAGTCGATATAGATCAATTTGTAATGATATAATGTCTAAGATTAAAGAATGTCCAACCCATCTGAAAAAGAAAATCTTTACAACTAAACTAAAATGATTGGAAGTTAGAATTTTCTGGTGGAACCACTTGAGAACTTTCTTCAATCCTGCCCAATTTGTTATTATCTCAAAACCCTCTCCAATTAACAATTTCTGATACACCATGATATTGGAAGATCCAATGGTTTACATTTATTCCATGAACTACTTGTTAGAAATTAGGAAAAAGGATAACAAGTCTTTGAATATTTCAAAAGCTCTCCAAGTTCATTGTGAGGTAGACCAAAGCATTGAAAGTGGCTTTGACAcctttctccttctcctctttgcAAGCTTGTTGCTCCACGGATAGGTgcatttttgaaaacaatttcaTTCCTGTGTTTCCAGACACACCAGAACACAGTGAGGAACACTATTAGCCAATCATCCCTCATGTAATTAGACCTTCATTAACTCTACTTTTTGAGACTTGAATATGCaaaattcttaattttttattcaatttaagaACAATAACATATTCGACTTCTTCGGTTTAGAATAAAATTCCAAACACATCATTTGCATTTGGAGTTAAGAGTCTTGATTTTGAAACAacaactaacttttttttttttttgaaacaaaaaagctCAACACAAAAGTAGAGCGAACTAGTCTGTAAAGCAACTAACTTTTTTTATTATGCTTTTGCATCCTATGACTATTTTTTCAAATAGTGTTTCGATGCATGAGGCAGTAATTGGTGACTCTCCATCCCTTTCTTTTTCCACCCCTTGATCTATATCCATGTCCTCTGCCTTCAATGCTTTCAATCCATGTCCTTCATTCTGCAAGGACTCTGGATACATAACAATCAGACAGTTTAGCCACAAGCTGAAACTAAAATTGTTCATTTgagcaaaaataataataataataataataataataataaaacaggaTGCACATATTATAAGATAGCAGAAGAGAGAACCATGTCTCGTACTATTATTCATGATGCCAGCAAAAAATCCATGACAGAACTTGATTAATGAGaagaaagaatttaaaaaaaaaaaaaatgatttcaaggaaaaagaaaaaagaataggtTGAATATTACCATTCTTCTCGCATTGTGCCAAAAAATCATTAAATCCATCCATAAGATCTGGAAATTTCCCCAGCAAATCACCCACCTGGAAGAACAAATAGTGAATGATCAGATCAAGATAATTCTAGCCTCAGCTTTCTTCACACCAGATTCACTAATAAGTAATAGTAATTGACAGGTTATCTGGTTATGGGAACAAAACAAGTAATGTAGCCAAGAAAATCAATACATATAAAAGCAATGCTACATGGCCAGCAAATATTTATCATTTTTGGCCAGCACTTAGCCAGTTATAATTTGCATCCATATTTCCAGACGTTTTGCACACAAGAAGTATATAATTTGCACCTATGAATCAATACAATTTACATCCATGTTTTTTAGAATTTGCACATGCAAATTAATAAAATGACAATTTAATATTTGTGCTGGCAAATGCAGGTCAAAAATACTAAAAGTTGCTGGCCTCAAGAGTTTCTCTATATATAAATCCATCAACCATACCGATGACTGCAATTCTTGTCGGGTAATTATTTCCCTGCTGTAGAAAAGTAGACACTTCAAAAATTCCTGGTAAACCTCAGGAGTTCGAGATTCCTCCTTGACTTTTTCAAGGAAAGCATCGACTTGACTACACATACCTGTGGGGATCAGAAGTTGGAGTCTatgatttcaaatatttaaaacaTTACATAGAAGAAGTTCAAAGCATATGTTTGGCAAGGTAAAAGAAATTCTGAAAATGTTACAACATACATCCATGATCAAAGTATTAACAAACTCACTTTTCAAAGAGCTTTTATCTTCACAAGTAGATGACATAGGGCACAGGTCAAACTTTTCATGTTCATCATGGAATGGTTCAGCACCAGAGTCCCCATGAGAAGCCATGGTACTTTCTTTCTGTGATAGAGAAAGGGAAACATTACCTGCTTAATAATTAACTAAAAATCAAAGGGACACACAAATAAGCTGAAAGATTACCTTCTCAACATCCATTGGTACAACAGCTGGCATTGCATAGCTCTTATCAGGAAGAAAACGAATAAACTCCTCAAGAAGATCTTCATGGCCACGGAAAAGTGCAGCAACCTATGCAAATAGTAAATAGTCCCAATATGATCAAAATGAGTATCTAAATTCACAACCTATCAATACTCCAAACAAAACAAACCGCAAAAAACAGAGAGAAATAGAGGCCAATACAAATTTTCCTGATGGCAACACAGAGACATATGCAACACAAACCTCTAAGAGAACCTCAGATATAGTCTTGGTTTTCTTTCTGTACATCTCCAATATATCAAGAAACGACTTATAGACACTGTCATCGCCTTGAAGCTGGCTCTGCATGAAAAGAATTCAATCCCATTTAAAACTGTCCAATTTGTGTTGAATTTGCAAAAAGTATAAGAGCTTTAAGCAAGTTGCAACAATTGATTGTTCAACAATACCAATATCAATGCCAACAATAAGATTGGCAGCCTGAAATTTATTCTTGGCCAAAActtttttcttttggtttctTGTGCACAAATGCAGCTTGAAAGGCTTATACATTCAAATTCAACAAAAACTTACCTTGACCTTGCCCACAAAATTTACAGCTTCAACAAAATCAACAGGCTTATTCCGCTGAGGTTGTTCATCCTCCAATGGAACTGCAATTTCATGTTCCTTAGGCAAGAAGGTGTTAAACCCTACAATTAGATTTCTATGCCCTTTAAATAGCTTCTTCACTCTTGCTACGACACCATCTGTATCAGTTCTACGTATGAACAAAAGATAGACAAATCAATTTTGCTAATAGAACTAAAATCTCTACTCCAAATAATACAGAATATTTCCATGTCCATAAAAGAAAAGCTTGGAGGAAATGCAAGACGTAATAATGAGGTCCAAAATGATCACACCTTTGAGCCTTGAAATCTTTCATTACTTTTAAAAAGTCAGCATACTTTTTCGGCTTATCATGAAACGCATCCTTCACGGTATTCAGGTATTTTACGGCATCATCATGGGTCAGTTTCTGAACAGCATTACCAATCGTAACCTGGGGTTGCCCGGAGCTTCAGTCCAAAAAAAAAACTTAGTTAGACAATTTGAGAAATCAACAAGAAGATTTCAGCACATTATCAACCCTATTCAAGCACATTTTAGTAAAAGAAACATCTGATCTTATCACACTAAGTCAAAACATCAACATAAGGTGcttaaaagcaaaagcaataaaattgAATCTCCAGAAGAGACTAAATAGTTCTGTAACAAAAACAATTAAGATTCAACTGCTTCATCAAGCAAAAATGTATCCCATCAcaccaaaataataataacaaaaaaagaaagGCATGAAACAAGACAAGCCAAAAAGCAAATTGAACTTACGCTTCTCCTCTAGAAGATACCATTGGTCTTTTGATCTGAGAACTCATGTAAGCATCCAAGTAACAACCACGAGCAACAATTCCAGACCCGAATTGCAAACAGATCACCATCCACAACAAAGAGCCCAACAAAAACACAATCAAAAACCATAATTTGCATTACTTCAATGCAATGCAACGTGGTCACAATTTGCAGcacataataaaataaaaagaaaattaaaaaaaatttacagtGATTGTGAAGTGCACGAACTGCAGAGTACCCTTCCACAGCAACGTCTTTTCTCTacacaaaaagaaaaaacagataGATGTGTGAAAAACAAAACAATACAAAACAAAAACGAATAAAAAAATTGAACCTTTGTGTAACAGTTTTTTCATTTGTGATTATTTTAACACAATCAGAACCTATGATTGTGCCAAAGAGAATCACACCA contains the following coding sequences:
- the LOC107631934 gene encoding paired amphipathic helix protein Sin3-like 2 isoform X1 — protein: MKKLLHKEKRRCCGRVLCSSCTSQSLSQIKRPMVSSRGEASGQPQVTIGNAVQKLTHDDAVKYLNTVKDAFHDKPKKYADFLKVMKDFKAQRTDTDGVVARVKKLFKGHRNLIVGFNTFLPKEHEIAVPLEDEQPQRNKPVDFVEAVNFVGKVKSQLQGDDSVYKSFLDILEMYRKKTKTISEVLLEVAALFRGHEDLLEEFIRFLPDKSYAMPAVVPMDVEKKESTMASHGDSGAEPFHDEHEKFDLCPMSSTCEDKSSLKSMCSQVDAFLEKVKEESRTPEVYQEFLKCLLFYSREIITRQELQSSVGDLLGKFPDLMDGFNDFLAQCEKNDGFFAGIMNNKSLQNEGHGLKALKAEDMDIDQGVEKERDGESPITASCIETLFEKIVIGCKSIIKKVSCFTD
- the LOC107631934 gene encoding paired amphipathic helix protein Sin3-like 2 isoform X2 — encoded protein: MKKLLHKEKRRCCGRVLCSSCTSQSLSQIKRPMVSSRGEASGQPQVTIGNAVQKLTHDDAVKYLNTVKDAFHDKPKKYADFLKVMKDFKAQRTDTDGVVARVKKLFKGHRNLIVGFNTFLPKEHEIAVPLEDEQPQRNKPVDFVEAVNFVGKVKSQLQGDDSVYKSFLDILEMYRKKTKTISEVLLEVAALFRGHEDLLEEFIRFLPDKSYAMPAVVPMDVEKKESTMASHGDSGAEPFHDEHEKFDLCPMSSTCEDKSSLKSMCSQVDAFLEKVKEESRTPEVYQEFLKCLLFYSREIITRQELQSSVGDLLGKFPDLMDGFNDFLAQCEKNDGFFAGIMNNKSLQNEGHGLKALKAEDMDIDQGVEKERDGESPITASCIETLFEKIVIGCKSIIKKE